Proteins from one Impatiens glandulifera chromosome 2, dImpGla2.1, whole genome shotgun sequence genomic window:
- the LOC124924694 gene encoding CASP-like protein 5A1: MDISLPDVYPVVGPIPAPVDDMPRMTDIQGMPGTKGSLLLRIIQFVFAGITLCVMATTRDFPMDISSFRFLMVSVIIQCLWSLCMAGMDIFAMLVRRRLMNFSILTLFAVGDGATSSILFAASSGCAGVMFLIQHELETCWAALHVWKTIVVNTPKTLNKRNNASFDEYFDLFSCLQM; encoded by the exons ATGGATATCAGCCTGCCAGACGTGTACCCTGTGGTAGGACCGATACCGGCTCCTGTGGATGACATGCCGAGGATGACTGACATACAGGGTATGCCTGGAACAAAAGGCAGCCTTCTACTCCGCATCATTCAGTTTGTCTTCGCCGGAATAACCCTATGTGTCATGGCCACCACTAGGGATTTTCCCATGGACATCAGTTCATTCAg ATTCCTCATGGTATCGGTCATTATCCAGTGTCTGTGGAGTCTGTGCATGGCGGGGATGGATATCTTTGCCATGTTGGTCAGACGTAGGCTGATGAATTTTTCCATTTTGACACTCTTCGCTGTTGGTGACGGG GCGACATCGTCTATTCTCTTTGCTGCATCTAGTGGGTGCGCAGGAGTCATGTTCCTTATTCAGCACGAACTTGAGACGTGTTGG GCTGCATTGCATGTGTGGAAGACCATAGTAGTAAATACTCCCAAGActctaaataaaagaaataatgcCAGTTTTGATGAATACTTTGATCTCTTCTCTTGCTTACAGATGTGA